In Microcella indica, the genomic window TTCGTAGGGGGCTGCGAAGATGCGCGACCCGCGGTCGTCGGACTCACTGCCGTCGACGTCGTTGGGGTCGACCGAGGGCCACTCGGCGGCCGCGATGATGTGGCCGTCGTCGACGCTCACGACCATCGCGGTCGCCCAGTCGGCGCCGATCCTCGCACCTTCCTCGGCGATCGCCTGCTGCGCGAACCACTGCACGTCAGCGTCGATCGTGAGGTGCAGCGTGCCGCCGTCGACGGGCTCCTGCTGCACGATCGTCGTGCCGGGAAGCCGTACCCCGTCGGCACCGCGCTCGTAGGTCGAGGAGCCCGGGCTCGACGCGAGGCACTCCTCGAGGCCGAGCTCGAGGCCCGCGAGCGGGCCGTCCGTGCCCATGAAACCGACCAGATTGCCCGCGACCTGGCCGTTCGGGTAGGTGCGGCTCGGAACCCTCTCGGAGTAGACCCAGGGCACGCCGAGATCACGCACCGCCTGGAAGACATCCGTCTCGACACCGCGCACGAGGTACGCGTGATCGTCCTCGGGATCCTCGGCGAGCTCACCCTCGATGAGAGCGAGCATGGCGGCAGGATCCTCGCCCGTGATCGCGGCAATGCCCGTGAGGGCCTCCCACACCGTGCGCGTCGTGCGCTCCCCGGTCTCCTCGTCGAGCGTGTCGTAGTCCTTCACGAAGCGCGGAGAGACCGTGATGTCGTAGCGGAACACCGAATCGGCGAGCACGGCGCCCCGGCGATCGACGATGTCGCCTCGAGCCCCGTGGAGGGCCACCGGAATCGAGCGACGGGCTTCAGACTCCTGGGCGAGCTGCTCGGCACGGACGACCTGGATGTCGACGAGGCGGACGCCGAAGGCTGCGACGATCGCGACGACGACCAGAATCGTCGCAGCCAGTCGTCGCCGCGTTCTGCGCTGCTCGCTCACGTGCGCCCCCTCCCCCGTCGCGCGGTCCGCATCAGCGCGTGACCGGTGAGGGCAGCGACCCTGCGAAGCCCGGTTGCGCTGATTCGGAGGCTAACGACCCCGGCAGCGGCGGCGTCGACGCCACGCCCGACGCACCCCCGTCCGCTCCCGGGGTCGCGAGCTCCATGTCGGCCAGCAGCACGTTGCCGATCAGGGTGTCACGGCCATCGAGCACCCCCGCGCCCGCGCCAGCGGCGACGGGCGCTCCCAGAACTGTCGCGTCAGCGAGCCGCAGGTAGGCGGGGCTCGCATTGGAGACCATTCCGAGGGATTCCGCATTGGCCGCCAGGTACTGGGGCGACCGCAGCGCGTCGAGCGACTCGACGAGCACCTGAGCGTCCCGATCGAGTTCCGCGGCCTGCGTCTTGAGCGCCGAGATGCGGTAGGCGCCCTCGGAGAGGGTGATGCTCAGGAGCAGCTGGGTCACGAGGATCGCGAACACCCCGATGACCGCCACCGCGGCGTAGACGACGCGAGGTCGACGGCGCCGACGCTCGCTCGGCGCGATGACCGGTGCGAAGGTGGGAGAGGTGCGACCGGGAGCACTCCGTGCGACCCGCCCGGCGGTGGACGGGGCGAAGGCCGGTGCCGCGCTCATGCCGCGTTCCTCACGCGCTCCGCCGCGCGCAGGCGCACGGGGATGGAGCGGGAGTTGCTTTCGCGCTCGGCCACGTCAGCGAGCTCGGCGCCGCGAACGAGCAGTCGGAATTCGGGTCGGTGCTCGGGCAGCTCGACGGGCAGTCCCTCCGGCGCCGTGGAGCGCGCGCGCGCCGCCAGCTCGCGCTTGACGATGCGGTCTTCGAGCGACTGGTACGCCAGAACAACGATGCGTCCGCCGACCGCGAGGGAGTCGAGCGCCGCAGGCAGAGCGGCCTCGAGCGCGGCGAGCTCGCCGTTGACCTCGATGCGCAGTGCCTGGAACACGCGCTTCGCGGGATGACCGGAGCGCTGCACGGCACGCGGAGTCGCGTCGATGATGAGCCGGACGAGCTCCGAGGAGCGCGTGAGCGGCCGCTCGGCCCGGGACTCGACGATGCGACGGGCATACCGCGGTGCGAGCTTCTCCTCGCCGTATGCGTAGAAGATGCGCCGCAGCTCCGCCTCGGTGTAGTCGGCGAGGACTGCTTCCGCGGTGATGCCGGTCGTGCGATCCATGCGCATGTCGAGCGGGGCGTCCTGCGAGTACGCGAAGCCGCGGTCGGCCTCGTCGAGCTGCATGGAGCTGACCCCCAGGTCGAAGAGCACGCCGGTCACGCGCTCGATCCCGAGGCTGTCGAGCGCCGAGCGAAGCCCCGAGTAGACGGTGTGCACGAGGTGCACCCGGTCACCGAAGCGCTCGAGCCGCTGGGAGGATGCGTCGAGCGCGGCAGTGTCGCGGTCCAGCCCGACGAGGGTGAGTGCGGGATGCCGCTCCAGCGCGGCCTCGGCGTGCCCGCCGAGGCCGAGGGTGGCGTCGACGAGAACCGCGCCATCAGCGGCGAGTGCCGGCTCGAGGAGGGCGAGGCTGCGCTCGAGCAGAACGGGAGTGTGCGACGAGGATGCGGTCATGGCGCTGCCGGTCTGGCGCGGGGCCCGGATCCCCATCCGTGCGACCTGGCACCGGGGAAGGTGCGCCAGGGCGTCTCACGGCTGGGAGTCCGAGTCACGCGATCAGAAGAGTCCGGGGATCACCTCCTCGTCGGTGTTGGCGAAGGCATCTTCCTTCTCGGCGTAGTAGCTGTTCCAGGCGGGGGTCGACCAGATCTCGGCACGGTCGCCGGAACCGATGACGGTGAGCTCGCGGTCCAGCCCTGCGTACTGGCGCAGCACCGCGGGCACGGTGACCCGGCCCTGCTTGTCCGGCTCCTCCTCGCTGACACCGGAGAGGAAGAAGCGCTGGTATTCGCGCGCCGTCTTGCTGGTGAGCGATGCCGTGCGCAGCTTCTCCAGGACGTCGCCGAAGGTGGCACGGCTGAAGACGTAGAGGCAGCGCTCCTGACCGCGGGTGAGCACCACGCCGTCAGCGAGCTCCTCACGGAACTTCGCCGGGAGGATGACCCGCCCCTTGTCGTCGAGTTTGGGGGTGTGCGTGCCGAGAAACATCGCCTGGTCCCCCTCTCATCTCCGGCCCGAGATCAGGTTTTCTCCACTTTACTCCACTTTTCCCCACCAAGTAAAGGATCGGGCCCAGAACAGACGACTCATTGCCCACTGTCACCAGTAATTTCCTAGGCTCATTCCGGTGGAGGGCAGTGGAGGGCCGTGGGACTTACAGGCGCGATCCCGGGTGCAACAGCCTCGGACGGCACACAAGAAGACCGGCCCGAAGGCCGGTCGCGACACAAGAAAGACCGGCCCGGAGGCCGGTCGCAGCACAAAAAAGACCGGCCCGGAGGCCGGTCTAGAGCGGGCGGATGAGGCCCGGTGTCAGAGGTGGTGGATGGTGGGGTGGAGAGTGGGGAGTTCGGGAGGGACTAGCCCTCGCGGCCTTCCTGTCGACGATCCCAGCGCTCGTTCATGCGCTCGGTCCACGAGGACCGAGCAGCGCTCGGGCGGGCCGCCCCGACCGCAGCAGGACTGCTCGGCGACTCGGCGGCGTCACGACGCCCCGGCGAGAGCACGATGAGAACGCCCGCGAGCATGAGGCCGAACCCGACGACACCGATCACGGCCAGCTGCGTGATGACGCCGGCGACGAGCGCCGCGACACCCGCGATGGCCAGGAGCGCTCCGACGACGACGAGCGTGTAGTTGGGCTTGCCGCGTCGACCCGCCACGGTCGCGACGAAATCAGCGTCGTTCTGATAGAGGTTGCGCTCCATCTCATCGAGAAGGCGCTGTTCCTGTTCTGACAGCGGCATAATGACCCCTTAGTGGCGACTCGTCGGTACGGAGATCCCCGTCCGCGCACATTCTACGGTCGCGCTCCTGGATAGGCTAGGCAGGTGCCTGAGAGATTGCGGTTAGTCGACGTCGTGCACGACCGGCTCGAGCAGTTCCTCGACGAACGCGCGACGCACCTCGGCACCATCGCAGAAGATCTCGAGCGCTTCACCGATGCAAGCCGTGATCTTCTGAGCGGAGGCAAGCGCTTCCGCGCCCTGTTCTGCTACTGGGGCTGGCATGCCGTCGCCGGCACCGTGAGGCCGGACGATCTGCTCGCCGAGCTCGACGAGCACCCGGATCTGTCGAGCGTCGTCGACGCCGCCGCGGGGCTCGAGCTCTTTCACGCCGCCGCGCTCGTGCACGACGACATCATGGACAGCTCTGACACGCGCCGCGGCATGCCCTCGGCGCACCGTCGGTTCGAGGCAGAGCACGCGCGCCGCCACTGGGTGGGCAGCGCGAGCGGGTACGGCACGTCGTCGGCACTGCTTCTCGGCGACCTCCTGCTGGGGTGGAGTGACGAACTGCTCGATGCCGGGCTCGCGCGCCTCGACGACCAGGACGCGGCCCGGGCGGCGCGGGCTGAGTTCCAGACGATGCGCACGGAAGTCACGGTCGGCCAGTACCTCGACATCCTCGAGGAGGTCGCGTGGCGGGACGCCGAGGATGCCGACATGCTGCCGCGCGCGCATCGCGTGCTCGTCTACAAGTCGGCCAAGTACTCGATCGAGGCTCCCCTCGCGCTCGGGGCGCTCATGGCGGGCGGGACGCTCGAGCAGGTGACGGCTCTGCGCGCGTTCGGGCTGCCGCTCGGCGTCGCCTTCCAGCTGCGCGACGACCTGCTCGGAGTGTTCGGCGACCCCGAGGTCACCGGCAAGCCCGCGGGCGATGACCTGCGCGAGGGCAAGCGCACGGTCCTCATCGCCCTGGCGCGCGACGCTCTACCCGGCAGCGCGGTACGGCTCATCGACGAGCTGCTCGGCGACCCCGAGCTCACCGAGCACCAGATCCGCACGCTGCAGGCGACGATTCGGGATAGCGGTGCCGTCGAGACGGTCGAGTCGATCATCGCGCGGTCGGTCACCGAGGCTCTCGCGGCGCTCGAGTCGGCGACCATCAGTCGCTCCGCCCACGCCGAGCTCATCGGTCTCTCCGATCTCGTGACGCGCCGCTCGCACTAGGAGCGCCGCGCGTCAGCGGTGCACGGCGCTCAGAAGGCGAGCGCCTGCGCCACCCGCCGAACCTCGGCCTTGCGGCCGGCGCGCAGGGCGTCGATCGGCGTCGCGCCCAGGGCGTCCTCCGGCTCGAGCATCCAGCGCATCGCCTCATCGTCGCTGAAGCCGCTGTCGGCCAGCAGCACGAGCGTGCCGCGCAGCTCGCGCACGGGCTCGTCGTCGAGGAGGAACGATGCCGGGACGACGAGGACGCCGTCGCGGCGCACCGCGAGCAGCTGTCGATCCTCGATGAGGCGGTGCACCTTGCCGGGGCTCAGCCCGAGAATCTCGACGAGATCGGGGATCGTCAGCCAGGTCGGAGAGTCTGCATGCACGGTTACTAGAGTGCCACGCGCTCGTGTGGATCGCGCCCCCGGCACGAATCGGATTCCCTGATCACATTCGTCACATCCTTCACATTGGCCACGACGGGTAGTAGCCTGGGCTGCGGACGGATCGGGGGATCCTCCGCGCCCCTCGGGGGCAACACGGGTGAGAGAGGCCAGCGCCACATGACCGACACGCACCTCGCTGCTGGCGGGCGGCACGACTCGCGCGGCTGCGATGCTCCCACTGATCGCGCGCACATCGTCTTCGCCGGCCTCGCCCCCCGCCACCCCATCGCGGTGACGAGCGCACCGCGCCCCGTCGGCATGCGCACGCGCACCGCCCTCTCGAGCTCCGTGCCCCTCGTCCTCACCGG contains:
- a CDS encoding peptidoglycan D,D-transpeptidase FtsI family protein, whose amino-acid sequence is MSEQRRTRRRLAATILVVVAIVAAFGVRLVDIQVVRAEQLAQESEARRSIPVALHGARGDIVDRRGAVLADSVFRYDITVSPRFVKDYDTLDEETGERTTRTVWEALTGIAAITGEDPAAMLALIEGELAEDPEDDHAYLVRGVETDVFQAVRDLGVPWVYSERVPSRTYPNGQVAGNLVGFMGTDGPLAGLELGLEECLASSPGSSTYERGADGVRLPGTTIVQQEPVDGGTLHLTIDADVQWFAQQAIAEEGARIGADWATAMVVSVDDGHIIAAAEWPSVDPNDVDGSESDDRGSRIFAAPYEPGSTIKSLSFAAMFDAGVTTPSDQVIAPRSYPTIGSYRIGDAWDHGDLRLTSAGVLMNSSNTGTAVLSERLSLQQRYDYLTRFGLGESTGVSFLGEASGSVRDPDSIDGHSAVTQMFGQGMTATSAQVASAYQAIANGGVRTPLTLVTGCDHADGSTTHVAATEPTRVVSENAARATVGILEEVVTEGWLRPILEIPGYRVAAKTGTAEVADASGYGDERIVSVAGMAPADDPQFVVVVTYVRPDTMKTSAAAAPTFRTIMTQVLKTYRVPPSTQQATAYPLTW
- the rsmH gene encoding 16S rRNA (cytosine(1402)-N(4))-methyltransferase RsmH, with the protein product MTASSSHTPVLLERSLALLEPALAADGAVLVDATLGLGGHAEAALERHPALTLVGLDRDTAALDASSQRLERFGDRVHLVHTVYSGLRSALDSLGIERVTGVLFDLGVSSMQLDEADRGFAYSQDAPLDMRMDRTTGITAEAVLADYTEAELRRIFYAYGEEKLAPRYARRIVESRAERPLTRSSELVRLIIDATPRAVQRSGHPAKRVFQALRIEVNGELAALEAALPAALDSLAVGGRIVVLAYQSLEDRIVKRELAARARSTAPEGLPVELPEHRPEFRLLVRGAELADVAERESNSRSIPVRLRAAERVRNAA
- the mraZ gene encoding division/cell wall cluster transcriptional repressor MraZ; the protein is MFLGTHTPKLDDKGRVILPAKFREELADGVVLTRGQERCLYVFSRATFGDVLEKLRTASLTSKTAREYQRFFLSGVSEEEPDKQGRVTVPAVLRQYAGLDRELTVIGSGDRAEIWSTPAWNSYYAEKEDAFANTDEEVIPGLF
- a CDS encoding DUF3040 domain-containing protein translates to MPLSEQEQRLLDEMERNLYQNDADFVATVAGRRGKPNYTLVVVGALLAIAGVAALVAGVITQLAVIGVVGFGLMLAGVLIVLSPGRRDAAESPSSPAAVGAARPSAARSSWTERMNERWDRRQEGREG
- a CDS encoding polyprenyl synthetase family protein, which codes for MPERLRLVDVVHDRLEQFLDERATHLGTIAEDLERFTDASRDLLSGGKRFRALFCYWGWHAVAGTVRPDDLLAELDEHPDLSSVVDAAAGLELFHAAALVHDDIMDSSDTRRGMPSAHRRFEAEHARRHWVGSASGYGTSSALLLGDLLLGWSDELLDAGLARLDDQDAARAARAEFQTMRTEVTVGQYLDILEEVAWRDAEDADMLPRAHRVLVYKSAKYSIEAPLALGALMAGGTLEQVTALRAFGLPLGVAFQLRDDLLGVFGDPEVTGKPAGDDLREGKRTVLIALARDALPGSAVRLIDELLGDPELTEHQIRTLQATIRDSGAVETVESIIARSVTEALAALESATISRSAHAELIGLSDLVTRRSH
- a CDS encoding Rv2175c family DNA-binding protein — protein: MHADSPTWLTIPDLVEILGLSPGKVHRLIEDRQLLAVRRDGVLVVPASFLLDDEPVRELRGTLVLLADSGFSDDEAMRWMLEPEDALGATPIDALRAGRKAEVRRVAQALAF